A part of Streptococcus porcinus genomic DNA contains:
- a CDS encoding Stp1/IreP family PP2C-type Ser/Thr phosphatase, translating into MKISLITDIGQKRSNNQDFINKFDNKKGITLVVLADGMGGHRAGNIASEMTVTDLGKEWVQTELTELSQIRDWLLTTIEFENKRIYDMGQTEDYKGMGTTVEAVALVDNTAIFAHVGDSRIGLVTNGEYHLLTSDHSLVNELVKAGQITEEEATGHPQKNIITQSIGQASPVETDLGVKVLEKDDYLVINSDGLTNMVSNAEIVEIISKDISLEAKNQELVALANLRGGLDNITIALVHNESEDEK; encoded by the coding sequence ATGAAGATTTCATTAATAACAGATATTGGGCAAAAACGCTCAAATAATCAAGATTTCATCAATAAATTTGATAATAAAAAGGGTATTACCCTAGTTGTTTTAGCTGATGGTATGGGTGGTCATAGAGCTGGAAATATTGCAAGTGAAATGACTGTAACAGATCTTGGAAAAGAGTGGGTTCAAACTGAGTTGACGGAACTAAGTCAGATTAGGGATTGGTTGTTAACAACTATTGAATTCGAAAACAAACGCATCTATGACATGGGACAAACTGAAGATTACAAAGGTATGGGAACGACTGTAGAAGCAGTTGCTCTTGTAGATAATACTGCTATCTTTGCCCATGTTGGAGATTCGCGGATTGGTTTAGTGACTAATGGGGAATATCACTTATTAACTAGTGATCATTCATTAGTTAATGAATTGGTTAAAGCTGGTCAAATTACCGAAGAAGAAGCAACTGGTCATCCTCAGAAAAACATTATTACCCAATCTATTGGTCAAGCTTCACCAGTTGAGACTGATTTGGGAGTTAAAGTGTTAGAGAAGGATGACTATCTCGTTATCAATTCAGATGGCCTAACGAATATGGTTAGCAATGCTGAGATTGTGGAGATAATTTCTAAAGATATTAGTCTTGAAGCAAAAAACCAAGAACTTGTCGCCTTAGCAAACCTGCGTGGAGGTTTAGATAATATCACAATCGCTTTGGTTCACAACGAAAGTGAGGATGAGAAATGA
- a CDS encoding sensor histidine kinase gives MKKRYYLLIWLYSTITILTIVFVVMDNLGLDLNYLRLNIWRAEKLFFSVLLLIVSVTLLLLLLWITLDDISKRSINQNLRRIIDNKSLKLEETSEININLIRLSKKMFHMTNSLQKKESAYILDSQNIVHRERKRIARDLHDTVSQELFASSMILSGISMSIDDLEKEELNTQIQTVEAMLQNAQKDLRVLLLHLRPTELANRTLTEGIQMILKELTDKSDIEIIYKENIKSLPKAMEDNLFRIAQEFISNTLKHAKASRIELYLNQSKNEVQLKMVDNGVGFDMDEVRNLSYGLKNIEDRIDDFAGSLNVISERGKGVSMDIRLPLVAEGKNG, from the coding sequence ATGAAAAAACGTTACTATCTACTAATTTGGCTCTATTCAACTATCACTATCTTAACCATTGTTTTTGTAGTCATGGATAATTTAGGCTTGGATTTAAACTATTTACGCTTGAATATTTGGCGGGCGGAAAAACTTTTTTTCTCTGTTTTGTTACTCATTGTCTCAGTCACATTATTGTTATTACTTCTTTGGATTACATTAGATGACATTAGTAAGAGAAGTATTAATCAGAATTTACGTCGTATTATAGATAATAAGTCACTTAAACTAGAAGAGACATCAGAAATAAATATAAATCTAATCCGGCTTTCTAAAAAAATGTTTCATATGACCAATAGCTTACAGAAAAAGGAAAGTGCCTATATCTTAGATAGTCAAAATATTGTACATCGTGAACGTAAACGAATCGCGCGCGATCTGCATGATACTGTAAGTCAAGAACTATTTGCATCTTCTATGATTCTTTCGGGAATATCCATGAGTATAGATGACTTGGAAAAAGAAGAACTAAATACACAAATACAAACAGTAGAAGCAATGCTGCAGAATGCTCAAAAGGATCTAAGAGTCTTGCTATTGCATTTACGGCCAACAGAATTAGCAAATCGCACCTTAACTGAAGGGATACAGATGATTCTCAAAGAGCTGACAGATAAGAGTGATATAGAAATTATTTATAAAGAAAATATAAAATCATTACCAAAAGCTATGGAGGATAATCTCTTTAGAATTGCACAAGAATTTATAAGTAATACGCTAAAACATGCTAAAGCTAGCCGCATTGAATTATACCTCAATCAAAGTAAAAATGAAGTACAATTGAAAATGGTTGATAATGGTGTGGGGTTTGATATGGACGAAGTTCGAAATCTAAGTTATGGTTTGAAAAATATAGAAGATCGGATTGATGATTTTGCTGGATCACTTAATGTAATCAGTGAACGCGGTAAAGGTGTTTCAATGGATATTCGATTACCATTAGTTGCGGAGGGAAAAAATGGATAA
- a CDS encoding response regulator transcription factor has protein sequence MDNIKVILVDDHEMVRLGLKSFLNMQKDITVVAEASNGRQGVKLALEIQPDVVVMDLVMPELGGVEATLEILQKWSEAKILVLTSYLDNEKIYPVIEAGAKGYMLKTSSAAEILNAIRKVAKGQLAIETEVDKKIKAHNQHPDLHEELTAREYDILYLLAKGYDNQTIADELFISLKTVKTHVSNILSKLEVDDRTQAVVYAFRHHLVPQDDN, from the coding sequence ATGGATAATATTAAGGTAATCTTAGTTGATGATCATGAAATGGTGCGTTTAGGATTAAAAAGTTTTTTAAACATGCAAAAGGACATCACGGTTGTTGCCGAAGCTTCAAATGGACGACAAGGAGTTAAGCTAGCGCTTGAGATACAACCTGATGTAGTGGTGATGGATCTTGTTATGCCAGAATTAGGTGGGGTAGAAGCCACGCTTGAAATTTTACAGAAATGGTCAGAAGCTAAAATTTTAGTGCTCACATCTTATTTGGACAATGAAAAAATTTACCCTGTTATCGAAGCGGGAGCAAAAGGCTACATGTTAAAGACATCAAGTGCTGCAGAAATACTCAATGCTATTCGTAAAGTAGCTAAAGGTCAGCTGGCAATTGAGACAGAAGTAGATAAAAAAATTAAAGCTCATAATCAACATCCAGATTTACATGAAGAATTGACGGCTCGTGAATATGATATCTTATACCTTTTGGCTAAGGGTTATGATAATCAAACGATTGCAGATGAACTTTTTATATCCTTGAAGACAGTTAAGACTCATGTTTCCAATATTTTATCTAAACTTGAAGTTGATGATCGAACGCAAGCAGTAGTCTATGCTTTCCGACACCACTTAGTGCCACAAGACGACAATTAG
- a CDS encoding DEAD/DEAH box helicase, with translation MEHLENLYGRIFTANQISYEARKIARTKDSFECDGKDYYCGRCFTKADKDHLLPNGHYYCRRCLIFGRVQSHDKLYYFPAQPFPKGNYLKWKGALTPYQESISKQLVENYYLEKRSLVYAVTGAGKTEMIYRIIKEVVNSGKWVALVSPRIDVCIEVHKRLSRDFSCQIVLMHAESESYHRAPLVIATTHQLLKFYKAFHLIIIDEVDSFPFVDNPLLNRAVMSALTEEGRLIYLTATSTKFLEREVINGKLTKITLPRRFHSNPLIVPDFQLIFNLQRYLDRDKLPHKLFSAIQKQTTFLYPLLIFFPIIEKGQKFYETLVKIFPSHKIGYVSSQTIKRKELIENFRRGELSILVTTTILERGVTIPSVDVFVILAHHHLFTSSSLIQIAGRVGRSVDRPTGKVIFFHEGVSSAMYRARKEIRGLNKEAYGL, from the coding sequence ATGGAACATTTAGAGAATTTATATGGTCGCATATTTACAGCTAATCAAATTAGCTATGAAGCACGAAAGATTGCAAGAACTAAAGATAGTTTTGAGTGTGACGGTAAGGATTATTATTGCGGACGTTGTTTTACTAAAGCCGATAAGGATCACTTACTGCCTAATGGACACTACTATTGCAGAAGGTGTTTAATTTTTGGCCGAGTGCAAAGTCATGACAAGCTCTATTATTTCCCTGCTCAGCCATTTCCTAAAGGGAATTATCTCAAGTGGAAAGGAGCTTTAACACCTTATCAAGAAAGTATTTCTAAACAATTGGTTGAAAATTATTATTTAGAAAAACGGAGCTTGGTCTATGCTGTTACAGGAGCAGGTAAAACAGAGATGATTTATAGAATTATCAAAGAAGTAGTTAATAGCGGGAAATGGGTGGCTTTGGTCAGTCCGAGAATTGATGTCTGTATTGAAGTTCATAAGCGCTTAAGCCGTGACTTCTCATGTCAGATTGTTTTGATGCATGCAGAGTCAGAAAGTTATCATAGAGCTCCGCTCGTTATTGCAACAACTCATCAATTATTGAAGTTTTATAAGGCATTTCATTTGATTATTATTGATGAGGTAGACTCTTTTCCATTTGTTGATAACCCACTTCTAAATCGTGCTGTTATGTCAGCGTTGACAGAGGAAGGTCGATTAATCTATTTGACAGCTACCTCCACAAAGTTTCTAGAGAGGGAAGTGATAAATGGTAAACTGACCAAAATAACTCTACCCAGACGATTTCATAGTAATCCTTTGATAGTACCTGATTTTCAATTGATTTTTAATCTTCAAAGATATTTGGATAGGGATAAACTCCCTCATAAGCTATTTTCTGCCATACAAAAACAGACTACTTTTCTCTATCCACTTTTGATTTTTTTTCCTATCATAGAGAAAGGTCAGAAATTCTATGAAACTTTAGTAAAAATATTTCCTAGTCACAAAATAGGTTATGTAAGTAGCCAAACTATTAAACGTAAAGAATTGATTGAGAACTTTCGTCGAGGGGAGTTATCAATTCTTGTTACGACTACGATTCTAGAAAGAGGTGTTACGATTCCTAGTGTGGATGTCTTTGTAATATTAGCGCACCATCATCTTTTTACCTCTTCAAGTCTCATTCAAATAGCTGGGCGGGTTGGGAGATCTGTCGATCGCCCAACTGGTAAAGTGATCTTTTTTCATGAGGGAGTGAGCTCTGCTATGTATAGAGCAAGAAAAGAAATAAGAGGCTTAAATAAGGAAGCTTATGGGCTATAA
- the cysK gene encoding cysteine synthase A, with translation MSKLYNNITELVGQTPIIKLQHLADKESADVYVKLESFNPGSSVKDRIALAMIDAAEQEGIIKPGDTIIEPTSGNTGIGLAWVGAAKGYKVIIVMPETMSLERRQLIQAYGAELVLTPGSEGMKGAIAKAQTLATEIGGWLPSQFTNPANPKIHEETTGQEIFEVFKEIGLDAFVAGVGTGGTITGVSHALKKVMPELKIYAVEADESAVLSGQEPAPHKIQGISAGFIPEILDTNTYDSIIRVSSDNALKTGRLVGANEGFLVGISSGAAIYAALSLAKELGKGKKVLALLPDNGERYLSTALYQFN, from the coding sequence ATGTCTAAACTATACAACAATATTACAGAACTGGTTGGTCAAACTCCAATCATTAAATTACAACATTTAGCTGACAAAGAATCAGCTGATGTCTATGTTAAACTCGAATCTTTTAACCCAGGTTCTAGTGTTAAAGACCGTATTGCTCTTGCAATGATTGATGCTGCTGAACAAGAGGGAATCATTAAACCAGGTGACACCATTATTGAACCAACTAGCGGAAATACTGGTATTGGCTTAGCCTGGGTCGGAGCTGCAAAAGGGTACAAAGTTATTATTGTTATGCCTGAAACTATGAGTCTAGAACGTCGCCAGTTGATTCAAGCTTATGGAGCTGAATTAGTTCTTACCCCAGGTTCTGAAGGAATGAAAGGAGCTATTGCTAAAGCTCAAACTTTAGCAACCGAAATTGGAGGCTGGCTTCCATCACAATTCACTAACCCAGCCAATCCTAAAATTCACGAAGAGACAACTGGTCAAGAGATTTTTGAAGTTTTCAAAGAAATCGGCCTAGATGCCTTTGTTGCGGGAGTTGGTACTGGCGGAACCATAACAGGAGTTTCCCATGCGCTAAAAAAAGTTATGCCTGAACTTAAAATTTATGCCGTTGAAGCTGATGAATCAGCTGTCTTGTCAGGGCAAGAACCTGCTCCGCATAAAATCCAGGGAATATCTGCTGGTTTTATTCCTGAAATCCTAGACACTAACACATATGACAGCATTATTCGAGTAAGCTCTGATAATGCCCTTAAAACAGGTCGTTTGGTCGGAGCTAACGAGGGATTCTTGGTGGGAATTTCATCTGGCGCTGCCATCTATGCGGCTTTGTCCCTAGCTAAAGAATTAGGTAAGGGCAAAAAAGTTCTCGCGCTACTTCCAGATAATGGGGAACGCTATCTCTCCACTGCGCTTTATCAATTCAATTAA
- a CDS encoding bifunctional Cof-type HAD-IIB family hydrolase/peptidylprolyl isomerase: protein MDAKTKYKAKKIKMVFFDIDDTLRIKDTGYMPETIQKIFKELKAKGILTGIASGRARYGVPQEVQELHADYCVKLNGAYAKDDLKNIIFQAPIPDEIVMRFKEWADAVGINYGMAGRHQAVLSERNDLVSKAIDPVYADLEVCPDFNEKHDVYQMWTFEDQGDALQLPDDLAEHLRLVRWHDNSSDVVLKGTSKALGVSKVVDHLGLKPENILVFGDELNDLELFDYAGISIAMGISHPLLQEKADFVTKKVEEDGILYALEELGLIEKELHFPQVGLDTVQGPKAIIKTNHGDLQVQLFPEHAPKAVANFIGLAKEGYYDGIIFHRIIPDFMIQGGDPTGTGMGGQSIYGDSFEDEFSDELYNLRGALSMANAGPNTNGSQFFIVQNKKIPYAQKELERGGWPAPIAASYAEKGGTPHLDRRHTVFGQLLDQASYDVLDTIAAVETGLQDKPKEDVVIETIEVLD from the coding sequence ATGGACGCAAAAACGAAATATAAAGCAAAGAAAATAAAAATGGTTTTCTTTGATATTGACGATACCCTAAGAATAAAAGATACTGGCTATATGCCAGAAACGATTCAAAAAATCTTCAAAGAACTAAAAGCAAAGGGCATTCTGACTGGTATTGCTTCTGGTCGTGCACGATACGGTGTCCCTCAAGAGGTTCAAGAACTACATGCTGATTACTGTGTTAAGTTGAATGGGGCTTATGCTAAAGATGATCTGAAAAATATTATCTTCCAAGCACCTATTCCTGATGAAATCGTAATGAGATTCAAAGAGTGGGCTGATGCTGTGGGAATCAACTATGGGATGGCAGGCCGCCATCAAGCTGTACTATCAGAAAGAAATGACTTAGTCAGCAAGGCTATTGATCCTGTGTATGCAGATTTAGAAGTTTGTCCGGATTTTAACGAAAAGCATGATGTTTACCAAATGTGGACCTTTGAGGATCAAGGAGATGCATTGCAACTACCTGATGATTTGGCCGAACACTTACGACTGGTTAGATGGCATGATAATTCATCAGATGTTGTTTTAAAGGGGACATCAAAAGCATTAGGTGTTTCAAAAGTAGTTGATCATCTTGGCTTAAAGCCTGAAAATATTTTAGTTTTTGGGGATGAGTTGAACGATTTAGAATTATTTGATTATGCTGGAATCAGTATTGCAATGGGGATATCTCATCCCTTATTGCAGGAAAAAGCTGATTTTGTTACAAAAAAAGTAGAAGAAGATGGCATTTTATATGCATTGGAGGAATTAGGTTTGATTGAAAAAGAATTACACTTTCCGCAAGTAGGTTTAGATACTGTTCAGGGACCAAAAGCTATTATTAAAACGAATCATGGCGATTTGCAAGTACAACTCTTTCCTGAACACGCTCCTAAAGCAGTGGCTAATTTTATTGGCCTTGCAAAAGAAGGTTATTATGATGGTATCATTTTCCATCGTATTATTCCCGATTTTATGATTCAAGGTGGAGATCCAACAGGAACAGGAATGGGAGGGCAATCTATCTATGGAGATAGTTTTGAAGATGAATTTTCAGATGAGCTTTATAATCTCCGCGGTGCTCTTTCGATGGCAAATGCTGGACCAAATACTAATGGTAGTCAATTCTTTATTGTTCAGAACAAGAAAATTCCATATGCTCAAAAAGAATTAGAACGAGGAGGTTGGCCGGCACCTATTGCAGCTTCTTATGCTGAAAAAGGTGGAACTCCTCATCTAGATAGACGACATACTGTATTTGGCCAATTGCTTGATCAAGCTTCGTATGACGTGTTGGATACCATAGCTGCTGTTGAAACTGGTCTGCAGGATAAGCCTAAAGAAGATGTGGTCATTGAGACAATTGAGGTTTTAGATTAA
- a CDS encoding S1 RNA-binding domain-containing protein, with protein MKIGDKFHGTITGIKPYGAFVALDNGTTGLIHISEIKTGYIDNIHDILAVGDAVDVQVVDYDEFNQKVSLSMRTLEEEKHQLSHRHRFSNSRLKIGFKPLAANLDLWIKEGLEHFKH; from the coding sequence ATGAAAATAGGCGACAAATTTCATGGGACTATTACAGGAATCAAACCCTATGGCGCTTTTGTTGCCCTAGATAATGGGACAACAGGTCTCATCCATATTTCAGAAATTAAAACAGGCTATATTGATAATATTCATGACATACTAGCAGTAGGTGATGCGGTTGATGTACAAGTCGTTGATTATGATGAGTTCAACCAAAAAGTTAGTCTTTCCATGAGAACATTAGAAGAAGAGAAACATCAATTATCACACCGCCATCGTTTTTCAAATAGTCGATTAAAAATAGGCTTTAAGCCACTAGCTGCTAATTTGGATCTTTGGATAAAAGAAGGATTAGAACATTTTAAACATTAA
- a CDS encoding ComF family protein → MGYNCLLCGNCVEHSYSLLEIIFFMKKEPITCHSCQNKFKRVDQKHCPSCFKSGSAKLCNDCIEWSKKGYTVRHHAIFKYNNYMKAYFSSYKFQGDYLLRTIFAQPFLEAVRKNYKEYVLIPVPVSPERKEIRGFNQVTAILEAAGCQFSPIVSKVENEHQSQKNKVQRLRSTNSFYINELAKKVQKNQKLLIIDDIYTTGTTIKHVRDVLIIEGFTNIKSFSIAR, encoded by the coding sequence ATGGGCTATAATTGTCTTTTATGTGGAAATTGTGTTGAACACAGTTATTCTCTCTTAGAAATTATTTTTTTTATGAAAAAGGAACCAATAACATGTCACTCTTGTCAAAATAAGTTTAAACGAGTAGACCAAAAACATTGTCCATCTTGTTTTAAATCTGGATCAGCTAAATTATGTAATGATTGTATTGAGTGGAGTAAAAAGGGATATACGGTTAGGCATCATGCCATATTCAAATATAACAATTACATGAAAGCGTATTTTTCAAGTTACAAATTTCAAGGGGATTATTTACTTAGAACTATTTTTGCCCAACCATTCCTAGAAGCAGTGCGAAAAAACTATAAGGAATATGTACTAATACCAGTTCCGGTCAGTCCAGAGAGGAAAGAAATAAGAGGTTTTAATCAAGTAACAGCAATATTGGAAGCAGCAGGTTGTCAATTTTCACCAATAGTTAGTAAAGTTGAAAATGAACACCAATCTCAGAAAAATAAAGTCCAACGTTTAAGGAGCACTAATAGCTTCTATATTAATGAACTGGCTAAAAAAGTTCAAAAAAATCAAAAATTGTTAATTATTGATGATATTTATACTACTGGAACAACTATAAAACATGTTAGAGACGTACTTATTATTGAAGGTTTTACTAATATAAAAAGTTTCAGTATTGCACGCTAA
- the pknB gene encoding Stk1 family PASTA domain-containing Ser/Thr kinase, giving the protein MIQIGKLFAGRYRILKSIGRGGMADVYLANDLILDNEDVAIKVLRTNYQTDQVAVARFQREARAMAELNHPNIVAIRDIGEEDGQQFLVMEYVDGADLKKFIQDNAPLTNNQVVRIMEEVLSAMTLAHQKGIVHRDLKPQNILLTKEGVVKVTDFGIAVAFAETSLTQTNSMLGSVHYLSPEQARGSKATIQSDIYAMGIMLYEMLTGHIPYDGDSAVTIALQHFQKPLPSIVDENPSVPQALENVVIKATAKKLSDRYATTFEMSRDLMTALSYNRSREKKLIFDDGENTKPLPKVTPTLNTSPKSSPKVTTTPTKAAQTSEQLKKPKKEKKRGRFLGTLFKILFALFVVGVAIFTFLILTKPTNVKVPNLSGRDLQTAKADLQALGFKVGNVEQVPSDEVAQGNVIETNPIAGTTKREGSKVDIIVSKGSSGFKVKDYVGDDYQKAMEDLMTTYGLKRKQIKIKRVIKDDYSKQDIVLNQSPNKGYFNPNGKTKFTLSVATTEIIGMPQLIGMTYKNAKLLLEEKGIDLNRVKVYQMNPDGTMTPVNPSSDTLIAYQNPLLGGQISLTDTGEISLYINSDSQHTPQSSSSSSSSTEASSESSTSSGSSTTNSSSESSSGSSSTSTSTSTSTSTTSSDPSQ; this is encoded by the coding sequence ATGATACAGATTGGCAAATTATTTGCTGGTCGATATCGCATATTAAAATCTATTGGCCGTGGAGGCATGGCAGATGTTTATTTAGCTAATGACTTGATCTTAGATAATGAAGATGTGGCAATAAAGGTATTGCGGACGAATTATCAGACAGATCAAGTTGCTGTTGCACGTTTCCAAAGGGAAGCAAGAGCAATGGCTGAGCTGAATCATCCTAATATCGTAGCTATTAGAGATATAGGCGAAGAAGACGGGCAGCAATTTTTAGTAATGGAATATGTTGATGGCGCAGATCTTAAGAAGTTCATTCAAGATAACGCACCTCTGACTAATAATCAAGTGGTTCGGATTATGGAAGAAGTCTTATCGGCAATGACTTTAGCCCATCAAAAAGGTATTGTTCATAGAGATTTAAAACCACAGAACATTCTTTTAACTAAAGAAGGAGTTGTCAAAGTCACAGACTTTGGTATCGCTGTTGCTTTTGCGGAAACCAGCTTAACACAGACTAATTCCATGTTAGGGAGTGTTCATTATTTATCGCCTGAGCAGGCACGTGGTTCAAAAGCAACTATTCAAAGTGACATCTATGCAATGGGAATTATGCTCTATGAAATGTTGACTGGTCATATTCCCTATGATGGGGATAGTGCGGTAACGATTGCTTTGCAACATTTCCAAAAACCGCTTCCTTCAATTGTAGATGAGAATCCTAGTGTCCCCCAAGCTTTAGAAAACGTTGTTATTAAAGCAACAGCTAAAAAGTTAAGTGACCGTTATGCAACGACTTTTGAAATGAGCAGAGATTTAATGACAGCCTTGAGCTATAATCGTAGTCGTGAAAAGAAGTTGATTTTTGATGACGGTGAGAACACAAAACCTTTGCCAAAAGTGACTCCTACGCTTAATACCAGTCCTAAATCAAGTCCTAAGGTAACAACCACTCCCACTAAAGCAGCACAGACTTCAGAACAGCTTAAAAAGCCTAAAAAAGAGAAAAAGAGAGGACGTTTCTTAGGAACTCTTTTCAAAATTTTATTTGCTTTATTTGTGGTTGGTGTAGCCATCTTTACGTTCTTAATTTTAACAAAACCTACTAATGTTAAAGTTCCTAACTTAAGTGGTAGAGATTTACAGACTGCAAAAGCAGATTTACAAGCGCTAGGTTTTAAAGTTGGGAATGTTGAACAAGTACCAAGTGATGAAGTTGCACAAGGAAATGTCATTGAAACTAATCCGATCGCAGGAACAACAAAACGTGAGGGTTCTAAGGTAGACATTATAGTCTCTAAAGGAAGTAGTGGCTTTAAAGTTAAGGATTATGTAGGTGACGATTATCAAAAGGCTATGGAAGACTTAATGACTACTTACGGTTTAAAACGTAAACAAATAAAGATTAAACGTGTTATAAAAGATGATTATAGCAAGCAAGATATTGTTTTAAACCAATCACCAAATAAGGGCTACTTTAATCCCAACGGAAAAACGAAGTTTACCTTATCGGTTGCAACCACAGAAATAATTGGGATGCCACAACTCATTGGAATGACCTATAAGAATGCTAAACTCTTACTTGAAGAGAAGGGAATTGATTTAAATCGTGTTAAGGTTTATCAGATGAATCCTGATGGTACTATGACACCGGTTAATCCAAGCTCTGATACACTAATTGCTTATCAAAATCCTCTACTTGGCGGGCAGATTTCGCTGACTGACACAGGAGAAATCAGTCTTTATATTAATAGTGATAGCCAACATACTCCACAATCAAGTAGTTCAAGTTCATCAAGTACAGAAGCTAGTTCTGAGTCTAGTACTAGTTCAGGTTCTTCCACCACCAATTCATCCTCTGAGTCGAGCTCTGGATCCAGCTCAACCAGCACCTCAACCAGTACTAGCACATCTACAACCAGTTCGGATCCAAGTCAATAG
- the liaF gene encoding cell wall-active antibiotics response protein LiaF: MKKFQFFLLVECMLLAMGIMTILANNVTSFIFILVIILLALRFYNQDSRNNFLLTVSLLLLFLIFMLNPYIILAVLFGIIYVFINHFSQVKKKNRYALIRFSEDGIDVKQTKHQWIGSATYESDYYAFDDVNIIRVSGNDTIDLTNVIVTGQDNMVMIRKVFGNTKILVPIDVAVTLEVSSIYATISFLKTHEYDLRNESIKLGCDKSADSLKKVKIIVNTIAGNVEVSRR, from the coding sequence ATGAAAAAATTTCAATTCTTTTTATTAGTTGAGTGTATGCTTTTAGCCATGGGAATTATGACCATTTTGGCAAATAATGTAACTAGCTTTATTTTTATCTTAGTTATTATTTTATTAGCATTACGATTTTATAATCAAGATAGTCGAAACAATTTTCTGTTAACAGTGAGCCTATTATTACTTTTCTTGATTTTTATGTTAAATCCCTACATTATTCTTGCGGTTTTATTTGGGATTATTTATGTTTTTATTAACCATTTTTCACAAGTCAAAAAGAAAAATCGATATGCCTTAATCCGTTTTAGTGAAGATGGAATAGATGTCAAACAAACCAAACATCAATGGATTGGTTCGGCAACTTACGAGAGTGACTACTATGCCTTTGATGATGTCAACATTATACGTGTTAGTGGTAATGATACAATTGATTTGACGAATGTTATTGTGACTGGTCAAGATAATATGGTTATGATTCGAAAAGTCTTTGGTAATACAAAAATTTTAGTTCCAATAGATGTTGCAGTGACACTAGAAGTATCTTCTATTTATGCAACTATTTCTTTTTTAAAGACACATGAATATGATTTGCGTAATGAGTCCATCAAGTTGGGCTGTGATAAAAGTGCAGATAGTCTTAAAAAAGTTAAAATTATTGTCAACACCATTGCAGGAAATGTTGAGGTGAGCAGACGATGA
- a CDS encoding YigZ family protein, translating into MESYKTIQANGYFEEVIKKSRFIGQVFRISSEEEGKAILANIKKEHYKANHSCSAMIIGENAQIKRSSDDGEPSGTAGLPILSILEKQGLTNILVVVTRYFGGIKLGTGGLIRAYSSVTAATLDNSQQIIVKEQVGLRVHLSYSQYQVFTNFIETYGLVEQHTTFTDQVSTTLFCDFDFQSKLIQELSEFYQGKISFEAVDSQVVEIPI; encoded by the coding sequence ATGGAATCTTACAAAACAATACAAGCAAATGGTTATTTCGAAGAGGTAATTAAAAAATCACGTTTTATTGGTCAGGTTTTTCGCATTTCAAGTGAAGAAGAAGGCAAAGCAATTTTAGCAAACATAAAAAAAGAACACTACAAGGCTAATCATTCTTGTTCTGCTATGATCATCGGCGAGAATGCACAAATAAAACGTTCAAGTGATGATGGTGAACCATCTGGTACTGCCGGACTACCTATCCTTTCTATCCTAGAAAAGCAGGGCTTAACTAATATTTTAGTGGTTGTCACGCGCTATTTTGGTGGGATTAAATTAGGAACTGGCGGCCTCATAAGAGCTTACTCTTCAGTAACAGCTGCAACATTAGATAACTCGCAACAAATCATAGTAAAAGAACAAGTTGGTCTGCGCGTTCACTTAAGTTACTCTCAGTATCAAGTTTTTACTAACTTTATAGAAACCTACGGATTAGTCGAACAGCATACTACTTTTACTGATCAAGTCTCAACAACACTCTTTTGCGATTTCGATTTTCAATCTAAACTGATTCAAGAGCTCTCAGAATTCTATCAAGGCAAGATTTCTTTTGAAGCGGTTGACTCTCAAGTTGTTGAAATACCTATTTAA